The nucleotide window CTGAGCTTCGGTTCCATCGTCGTGCTGGTGGTGCTGGGGCTCGGGATCATTGCCAGCATGATGGGCATCTTCAACTTCGCGCAGGGCGAGTTCGTCCTGCTCGGCGCCTACGTCACCTATCTGGCCCACACCGCCGGTCTGCCGGTGTGGACCGGCATGGTGGCGGCGCCGTTCGTGGTCGGCGCGTTCGGTCTGGTGCTCGAACGGCTGATCGTGCGGCGGTTCTACGCCGCCCCGATCGTGGCGATGCTCGGCACCTATGCGCTCGGCCTGATCATCCGCGAGATCGTCCGCGGCCTGATCGGCGGCCTCTACATCTCGGTGCCGGAGCCGGTCGGCGGCTCGATCACGATTGGTGCGATGCATCTGTCGACCTGGCGGCTGGTGATCATCGTGGTGACCGCGCTGGTGATGATCGGTAGCTATCTCCTGCTGTCGCGCACCTCGTTCGGATTGAGAGTGAGGGCGTCGCTGGAGAACCCGGCGCTGGCG belongs to Rhodopseudomonas palustris and includes:
- a CDS encoding branched-chain amino acid ABC transporter permease; the encoded protein is MENLFAALFEILSFGSIVVLVVLGLGIIASMMGIFNFAQGEFVLLGAYVTYLAHTAGLPVWTGMVAAPFVVGAFGLVLERLIVRRFYAAPIVAMLGTYALGLIIREIVRGLIGGLYISVPEPVGGSITIGAMHLSTWRLVIIVVTALVMIGSYLLLSRTSFGLRVRASLENPALARASGISTNAIYGATFAFGAALAGLAGALIVPVFSLFADLGLRFLIQGFIAVMVGGVGSFAGPVAGAGIIGTLSAALPWVIQPVIADVLVFVLAIIFIKFRPQGLVSGKGI